A stretch of Brassica rapa cultivar Chiifu-401-42 chromosome A08, CAAS_Brap_v3.01, whole genome shotgun sequence DNA encodes these proteins:
- the LOC103836282 gene encoding uncharacterized protein LOC103836282, whose protein sequence is FLSTLLPATANANAAEETKSEQSQTGAKQKPKKLPTATELISHYQKRGLEPAEASVKVVEDLQNALVRVVSSSKNNASSKDKLLTDARKIDAVNGRLAVVDAKLETKPGYVETFVLGLASGAALNGINAVWPHVTRGIGQVWSAVKSGTDPSSAS, encoded by the coding sequence tttctatctACTCTCTTACCGGCGACAGCGAACGCGAACGCGGCGGAGGAAACCAAATCAGAACAAAGCCAAACCGGAGCGAAGCAGAAACCCAAGAAACTCCCAACAGCAACGGAGCTAATCTCTCACTACCAGAAACGAGGCCTCGAACCAGCCGAAGCCTCGGTTAAAGTCGTCGAAGACTTACAAAACGCGCTCGTCCGCGTCGTTTCGTCCTCCAAGAACAACGCCTCCAGCAAGGACAAGCTTTTAACCGACGCGAGGAAAATCGACGCCGTCAACGGAAGGCTCGCCGTCGTGGACGCCAAGCTGGAGACGAAGCCTGGATACGTTGAGACTTTCGTGTTGGGTTTAGCTTCTGGTGCGGCACTTAACGGGATTAACGCCGTCTGGCCTCACGTTACCAGAGGCATTGGTCAGGTTTGGTCCGCCGTTAAGAGTGGGACAGATCCGTCATCGGCTTCTTAA
- the LOC103835986 gene encoding uncharacterized protein LOC103835986: MGQGKEVKTRPDPQVEIQERGEIFFFYRPKVNKEEAHSVDDVQRLYIVMRPESGENPVEEKQDPLSGKEGSGDEDENNSSKKGGEGGHGVEKVNIEKQILLRFIVMGKKTLPDPSKKSQPFWGFVEMVTKKVEDVKEALKGEEYQTKTRGHRHNPPARAVGEGIYRILRHKPYPTRKHHTHLVYKLEYPSPTEKHEPQESMNIEPEGSFLIQVRNPEQGKGGRGSGFRGLKRKRKAQFPAHLQAHLGHTRFGAADPPDFLNYEGCEFLLISASDDIEKELGVELESGGEGDESSCDLVKTFGDDVDAIPLLRGTWD; the protein is encoded by the exons ATGGGACAAGGTAAAGAAGTAAAGACGAGACCAGATCCTCAGGTTGAGATCCAAGAAAGAGGAGAAATATTCTTCTTTTATAGGCCAAAGGTTAACAAAGAAGAAGCTCACAGCGTGGACGATGTTCAAAGGTTATACATAGTCATGCGTCCAGAGTCCGGTGAGAATCCCGTTGAGGAGAAACAAGACCCTCTCTCTGGTAAAGAAGGTTCCGGTGACGAAGACGAGAATAACAGCTCAAAGAAAGGAGGTGAAGGAGGACACGGTGTTGAG aaAGTGAACATCGAGAAACAGATTCTGTTACGATTCATAGTGATGGGTAAGAAAACTCTTCCCGATCCGAGCAAGAAGTCTCAACCTTTCTGGGGGTTCGTAGAAATGGTGACGAAGAAAGTTGAAGATGTAAAAGAAGCTCTTAAAGGAG agGAATACCAGACGAAGACTCGAGGTCATAGACACAATCCTCCCGCAAGAGCTGTCGGAGAAGGAATATACAGAATTCTCCGACATAAACCTTATCCGACAAGAAAACACCATACACATCTTGTCTACAAACTCGAGTATCCATCGCCGACAGAAAAACACGAGCCACAAGAGTCGATGAACATTGAACCGGAAGGCTCTTTCTTGATCCAAGTGCGTAACCCGGAGCAAGGAAAAGGAGGGAGAGGTTCAGGGTTTAGAGGGCTGAAGAGGAAAAGAAAGGCCCAGTTTCCAGCCCATCTTCAGGCCCATTTGGGTCACACCCGGTTTGGAGCAGCCGACCCGCCAGATTTCTTGAATTATGAAGGGTGTGAGTTTTTACTGATATCGGCGTCTGATGATATAGAGAAAGAGTTAGGGGTGGAGTTGGAGTCTGGAGGTGAAGGCGATGAGTCCTCGTGCGATCTTGTGAAGACTTTTGGGGACGATGTGGATGCTATTCCTCTACTTCGCGGCACATGGGACTAA